Genomic window (Sediminispirochaeta smaragdinae DSM 11293):
TGGTCCTGATGTCTGGAAGAAGCCTTTTTCCGATCCTGTCTTTGAGAAGGCGGCGGCTATCCTTCTGCACATGTACCAGGACGGAAATACAACCAGAGATGCGGTCGGCGGAGATGCAGCCGTTTCCGGGGGGCACTATCTGGCGGGAGACACCGCGATCTTCATCAACGGACCGTGGTATATCGGCAGGGTAAAAAGCGATGCTCCGGAGGTATATGCCCATACCAAGGTGACTGCGGCGCCTCAGGCTCCGGGTGGCAGTGCAGGGGCCCAGATCGGTTTTCTCCTTTCCAATCTGGCTGCGGCAAAAACAGATGATCCTACCCGTCGTGCTGCCGTCGTTAGCTTTATGAAGTGGATGACCGCTCCTGAGAACATAAAACGGATTTCCATGGATTCGGGGAGCCTCTTTTGTGTGAAATTTCAGGTCGGTGATGAGGCTGTGGACCCACTCCAGAAGCAGTTTATGGAAGCGGCCTCCAACGCCACCTTCATCACCTCTCACTTTCAGGGCAATGTTACAACCGATGTGGCCGCCGAATTTGGCCAGGCCCTGGGAAAGATGGCCCTCGGGGAGGCCACTCCGAAGGAATTTGTGGATCAGATTATCGAAGCGGCCGAATAGTCGAATAAGCGTACGACGAACGGTTTCGTTCCAACGGGACAATATATGAGTGCATCAAGAACGAATTGGAAGGGAATCATGCTCTTTCTTCTGCCGGTGGTGCTACTATATTGCGCCTTCTTTCTCTATCCCCTCGTATTTGTTTTTGTCACAGGTTGTACCTCCTGGAACGGCATCAAGGCGATGTCGTTCACGGGGCTTAGCAATTACATCAAGCTTTTCGGAAACGGGACCTTCCGCCTCTCCCTTCGTAATAATTTCATCTGGGCCTTTGCTCTTGCCTTTATACAGGTTCCTCTGGCCACAATAACGGCGATGATTCTGGCGAGAAAGCCCAGGGGGTGGCGTTTCCTGCGGACCGTCTACTTCCTTCCCAATGTCATCAGCCAGGTTGCAATCGCCATGATGTGGATGGCTCTCTATAATGCCGAATACGGCATTCTCAACCATTTTTTGTCGGCGGTCGGTCTTGCATCATGGACCCATAACTGGTTGGGGGAGATAGGGACCGCCCTTCCTGCCGTCATAGCTCAGCAGGTGCTCTATATCGGTTATTTCATGATCATCATCCTTGCCGGTATCCTTTCTATTCCCGACTCATTGTACGAGGCCGCGGAAATGGATGGGGCCGGGGTTCTGCGACAGGAGTTGTATGTCACCCTGCCCATGATCCGGGGGCTCCTTGTCACCTCCATGACTTTGGCCGTTGCCTACGGCCTTAGGCATTTTGAGGCAACCTACCTGATGACCAACGGCGGACCTGCAAATTCCACCAGCGTATTGGGGCTGTTGCTTTACAAAAAGATGGGAGCCCTTGACTATGGTCAGGCCAATGCCATCGGGTCGGTTCTCGTTCTGACGGGGGTCCTTCTTATCA
Coding sequences:
- a CDS encoding carbohydrate ABC transporter permease, encoding MSASRTNWKGIMLFLLPVVLLYCAFFLYPLVFVFVTGCTSWNGIKAMSFTGLSNYIKLFGNGTFRLSLRNNFIWAFALAFIQVPLATITAMILARKPRGWRFLRTVYFLPNVISQVAIAMMWMALYNAEYGILNHFLSAVGLASWTHNWLGEIGTALPAVIAQQVLYIGYFMIIILAGILSIPDSLYEAAEMDGAGVLRQELYVTLPMIRGLLVTSMTLAVAYGLRHFEATYLMTNGGPANSTSVLGLLLYKKMGALDYGQANAIGSVLVLTGVLLIIFIRRIFGRVEAASETVQ